ACCAGTTGGCCTCCGCACTCAAAGGCTAAACTCATTTTCTGGTGAGCCAGTGCCAACGCTTGGCTCACTTCCAGCAGCGTCCAATACGGAAAGTTTGGGCGCTGCTTTTTTATTTCTAAACTTGACTTGATCGGTCGGATTAGTTCACTATCAGAACATGAAACGCACGATTGGTCTCCTGACTCTCGCCCTGTACAGTTCTGCACAGGCTGCCACGCTGGACGGCGTGAAAACCTATCTGGGCGGGAAGCTGGCCCGGCAGGTGGTGGGTACGCAGGCGCTGACCAAGGCCGCCGACGCTTATTACGCACTGGCAAAAAGGGCCAAGTTCGAGTACCGCGTCCTCGCCAAGAACCCGGCCACCCGCGCCGCCGTGCAGCAGGCCCGTGCAGGTTGGAGCGCCGCCAGTCCCGCCTACGAGGACATCGAGGGCATCGTGGCGGGCGTGGAGCAACTGAGCCAGTTCGACGTGATTCTGGATGCCGGAACCAGCGGTACGGAAGGCGGAGAGGACGTGGTTCCCTTCGATCTGAAGCTGCCCAACGGCATAACCTTGCCCAAACCCGGCAACCTGTTTGGCGTCAACGAGGGCACGCTCTGGGGCACAGTCAAGGCGTTTGGCAGCGGCGTTTCCTTTGATATGAACGGCAACGGGAAGATGGATTTCGGCGACCAGTTGCCCGACGCGAACGTGCTGAAGGCGGCAGCGGCAGAACTGCACGCGCAAACGCTGCGGCTTCAGGCGGCGGCCAAAGCTTGGCGGCCCACCCGTGAAGACGTGTTCGGTGCCTTGGTCGGCAACGTGCCCACCGTCGGCCCGGTCTTTTTTGAAGACTGGAAATCCAGCCCCTTTGTGCTGGGGCAGGCCAGCACCCGCAAAGATTTTGTGGTGATCTCGCGCATGGCTGACCTGCGGGGCAACGTGAGTTCGTGGCAGGCCATGTACGCGGGCCTGAGCGCCGATGTGAAGGGCAAAAATGCCGGACTGGACGGCCAGATTACGGCGGGTCTGAATGAATTGGCGAGCTTTGTGGGCAAACTGGTGAGCCGCGAGCAGACGCGCCGCTACAGTCCCGAACAGGCCGAAGCCCTCCAGCGCGAAGCCCAGAACCGCGCCACCGTCATTACCGGGCGCATCACGCAGGCGGCGGCGTTGCTGGGCGTCAAGGCGCAGTGAACGGGGGACTGCAGTGAAAGGCTGGGTGATCGGGGTGGCCCTGCTGGGTTCCGCCCACGCCACTGACTTGGCCACCCCCGCCGAAACGGTGCGGGCACGCTTAGCCGATGCGGGGCTGGAAGTCAGTTTTGACCGCGTGGAAGCGGCCCGCTTGGTGGGGGAAGCCCTGCAGAGCTTTGCCACCATCGCGGTGCCTCTGCGGCTTGCCGATGCC
Above is a genomic segment from Deinococcus sp. QL22 containing:
- a CDS encoding imelysin family protein — translated: MKRTIGLLTLALYSSAQAATLDGVKTYLGGKLARQVVGTQALTKAADAYYALAKRAKFEYRVLAKNPATRAAVQQARAGWSAASPAYEDIEGIVAGVEQLSQFDVILDAGTSGTEGGEDVVPFDLKLPNGITLPKPGNLFGVNEGTLWGTVKAFGSGVSFDMNGNGKMDFGDQLPDANVLKAAAAELHAQTLRLQAAAKAWRPTREDVFGALVGNVPTVGPVFFEDWKSSPFVLGQASTRKDFVVISRMADLRGNVSSWQAMYAGLSADVKGKNAGLDGQITAGLNELASFVGKLVSREQTRRYSPEQAEALQREAQNRATVITGRITQAAALLGVKAQ